From the genome of Geoglobus ahangari, one region includes:
- a CDS encoding DUF128 domain-containing protein: MRPVTENPVLYNILKILANSDMPLGAKSISEKLQERGFSVKKETVQYYLRMLDELGLTYKRGLAGRVISEKGLEELKRGMIRERIGSFIETREEYAYRANFDPARGRGLVSLNVGVVEEKDLNISLELIKRCVEVKMAMSPLVKIYENGNGKLNVPDGKVGIGLVSTSVIDAALIGSRISATPTFAGVLQYLDWRPMRFVHAISYYGSTLDPVDLFIKSGLCSVRDAVEKGYGTIPADVREIPMILRRRAMDVLKMLEKAGINGAVYVSGAESDALGIPVSNYRSGVVVIAGSTPLAYLMEKGIEVDIRILASYERFERLERIDELV, encoded by the coding sequence ATGAGACCCGTCACAGAGAACCCAGTTCTATACAACATCCTCAAGATTCTCGCCAACTCCGACATGCCGCTCGGGGCAAAGAGCATATCGGAGAAGCTTCAAGAGAGGGGTTTCAGCGTAAAAAAGGAGACCGTCCAGTACTACCTCAGAATGCTCGACGAGCTCGGCCTGACGTACAAGAGGGGTCTCGCCGGGAGAGTGATATCAGAGAAGGGGCTCGAAGAGCTGAAGAGGGGGATGATTCGCGAGAGGATCGGCTCGTTCATAGAGACGAGAGAGGAGTATGCCTACCGGGCAAACTTCGACCCTGCAAGGGGAAGGGGTCTCGTCAGCCTCAACGTGGGGGTTGTGGAGGAAAAAGACCTCAACATATCCCTCGAGCTCATAAAGAGGTGCGTTGAGGTAAAGATGGCGATGAGCCCTCTGGTGAAGATATACGAGAACGGGAATGGGAAGCTGAACGTTCCCGACGGGAAGGTTGGGATAGGGCTGGTAAGCACCTCCGTGATAGACGCAGCACTCATAGGGAGCAGGATAAGCGCCACGCCAACCTTCGCGGGGGTTCTGCAGTACCTCGACTGGAGGCCCATGAGGTTCGTGCACGCGATCTCATACTACGGCTCCACCCTCGATCCGGTAGATCTGTTCATAAAGAGCGGGCTCTGCAGCGTCAGGGATGCGGTCGAAAAGGGGTACGGCACGATTCCCGCGGATGTGAGGGAGATACCGATGATACTCAGGAGAAGGGCGATGGACGTTCTGAAGATGCTCGAGAAGGCCGGGATAAACGGCGCAGTTTACGTGAGCGGTGCTGAGAGCGACGCCCTTGGCATTCCGGTGAGCAACTACCGATCGGGCGTTGTCGTCATCGCAGGATCCACTCCGCTCGCGTACCTGATGGAGAAGGGTATCGAGGTGGACATACGAATCCTCGCCTCATACGAGAGGTTTGAGAGGCTGGAGAGAATTGATGAGCTCGTTTAG
- a CDS encoding DUF1850 domain-containing protein: MAAVLAFRPVHVLEITFNDFNLLVPLSGTSTLSVEYTHSVSLTKVVDVYRINESGIYAYEEKWQEFLAGQPLNGSPEGEFFVKRLDKSLGKEWMYWFIEVNHFRLVLDGRPVFEQPAEDGLLVIRVKEVSAFKAHAGW, encoded by the coding sequence TTGGCGGCGGTTCTTGCATTCCGTCCCGTTCACGTTCTCGAAATCACGTTTAACGATTTCAATCTCCTCGTTCCCCTTTCGGGAACATCCACGCTGTCAGTTGAGTACACCCACAGCGTGTCCCTCACCAAGGTTGTTGACGTTTACAGAATCAATGAAAGCGGAATTTACGCGTATGAGGAGAAGTGGCAGGAGTTCCTCGCGGGTCAGCCCCTGAACGGAAGCCCCGAGGGAGAGTTCTTTGTGAAGAGGCTTGACAAAAGCCTCGGAAAGGAGTGGATGTACTGGTTCATAGAGGTTAACCACTTCAGGCTCGTGCTGGACGGAAGGCCCGTCTTCGAGCAACCTGCCGAGGACGGACTTCTGGTGATTAGGGTTAAGGAGGTTTCTGCATTCAAGGCGCATGCGGGGTGGTAG
- a CDS encoding TRAP transporter fused permease subunit: MDEVEKYVALERTRTLSEKLELAVKIAAVLIGIYEILFIFNFTYSIYDVVARLGYKISLLRLDFQDKQGEAFVLAMILVIAFLRYPIRDKEKYLKSVQFYDWILIALSLASMFYMFYRFPTYMVFYDVNTYDVIFGLIAIAVVLEATRRTVGWILPAIVLVFLAYGIRDTMFNWNRFVQYLYLDQGIFGIPFYVMTIYVFAFVFFGAFLLRIGVSDYITRFMISLFGPRQGGPAKAAVVSSGLMGTVSGSSVANVLTTGTFTIPLMKKAGYPSETAGAVEPVASTGGQLMPPIMGAAAFIMAQFLGVPYNKLIIAAILPALIYYAGVYIFIDLETKRLGLKGLSRDSFTQLSYFIRKLYILLPIAVITIALVWGIAPHIAAISSLGIAIWVAWISKDEIPGDEKIYVPFVVMAILLMFSGRELSHITAPLLLLLALALIALAFTKRIEFNEKLYISLLFIAFAAFCKFLGLRKEAILLMSGVFGIVFSILIGRVSKTEVGKKMSFATYESMIDAGITSTSVMLAAASAGLIQGVLTMTGLVTSLGYKLIDLTGGYLMLLLIMAMIFSLILGMGVPTTANYVITSLVAAPAVFNAVAGNAVYDALVPGTATATALLAAHFFVFYFGILADLTPPVALAAYAGSALAGSDFWKTAKNSVKYALAGYIGPYIYFTHPEMFLITVQNWDLFMILKVLYYFLASLLVMYMLAVAITGHFGRPLRKEFKAIIGLLGVSGATLHVIPIALGAGALLGLRIYNSRLRGETVEEY, from the coding sequence ATGGACGAGGTTGAGAAGTACGTTGCTCTGGAGAGGACGAGAACCCTCTCGGAGAAGCTGGAGCTTGCTGTGAAGATAGCGGCCGTGCTCATAGGGATTTACGAGATCCTGTTCATCTTCAACTTCACGTACTCGATCTACGACGTAGTTGCAAGGCTCGGGTACAAGATCTCGCTGCTCAGGCTGGACTTTCAGGACAAGCAGGGAGAGGCCTTTGTACTGGCCATGATTTTAGTGATAGCGTTCCTGAGGTACCCGATAAGGGACAAGGAGAAGTACCTGAAGAGCGTGCAGTTCTACGACTGGATACTCATCGCCTTAAGCCTTGCGAGCATGTTCTACATGTTCTACCGCTTTCCGACGTACATGGTCTTCTACGACGTCAACACCTACGACGTGATCTTCGGGCTCATCGCAATTGCTGTTGTGCTCGAGGCGACGAGGAGAACAGTGGGCTGGATTCTTCCGGCAATTGTCCTCGTTTTTCTGGCGTACGGCATAAGGGACACGATGTTCAACTGGAACAGATTCGTCCAGTACCTCTACCTCGATCAGGGAATCTTCGGAATCCCGTTCTACGTCATGACAATCTACGTCTTCGCGTTCGTCTTCTTCGGAGCCTTCCTGCTGAGGATTGGAGTAAGTGATTACATAACCCGATTCATGATCTCCCTCTTCGGACCGAGGCAGGGGGGTCCTGCGAAGGCTGCTGTGGTTTCAAGCGGTTTAATGGGGACTGTCAGCGGGAGTTCTGTTGCAAACGTCCTCACGACTGGAACATTCACGATTCCGCTGATGAAGAAGGCAGGATATCCATCAGAGACCGCCGGAGCCGTTGAGCCTGTCGCGTCAACGGGCGGACAGCTCATGCCGCCGATAATGGGTGCGGCTGCGTTCATCATGGCCCAGTTCCTCGGTGTGCCGTACAACAAGCTGATAATTGCCGCAATTCTGCCAGCGCTCATCTACTATGCGGGAGTTTACATCTTCATAGACCTCGAGACCAAGAGGCTCGGCCTGAAGGGGCTGTCGAGAGATTCGTTCACACAGCTCAGCTACTTCATCAGGAAGCTGTACATCCTTTTGCCGATAGCGGTCATAACCATCGCCCTTGTCTGGGGAATAGCCCCGCACATTGCCGCGATATCCTCTCTCGGAATAGCCATATGGGTCGCATGGATCTCAAAGGACGAGATTCCGGGTGACGAGAAGATATACGTCCCGTTCGTCGTCATGGCGATCCTGCTGATGTTCTCCGGCAGAGAACTATCCCACATCACCGCCCCACTACTTCTGCTGCTCGCGCTCGCCCTAATAGCTCTCGCGTTCACCAAGAGGATAGAGTTCAACGAGAAGCTCTACATCAGCCTTCTGTTCATAGCCTTCGCAGCATTCTGCAAGTTTCTGGGGCTCAGAAAGGAGGCCATACTCCTGATGAGCGGTGTCTTCGGGATAGTGTTCTCAATCCTCATCGGCAGAGTCTCCAAGACGGAAGTGGGGAAGAAGATGTCCTTCGCGACCTACGAGTCCATGATTGATGCCGGCATAACGAGCACGAGCGTCATGCTTGCAGCAGCGAGTGCCGGACTGATACAGGGAGTTCTGACGATGACCGGCCTTGTCACAAGCCTCGGTTACAAGCTCATTGACCTGACAGGCGGCTACCTCATGCTCCTGCTGATCATGGCCATGATATTCAGCCTGATCCTCGGCATGGGTGTGCCCACGACGGCAAACTACGTCATAACCTCCCTCGTCGCAGCCCCGGCAGTATTCAACGCCGTTGCAGGAAATGCTGTTTATGATGCGCTCGTTCCCGGCACGGCAACAGCCACAGCCCTTCTTGCAGCCCACTTCTTCGTCTTCTACTTCGGAATCCTCGCCGACCTGACACCACCTGTCGCCCTCGCGGCCTACGCAGGCTCGGCTTTAGCGGGAAGCGACTTCTGGAAGACGGCAAAGAACTCCGTCAAGTACGCGTTAGCGGGCTACATAGGGCCGTACATCTACTTCACCCACCCGGAGATGTTCCTGATAACCGTGCAGAACTGGGACCTGTTCATGATTCTGAAGGTGCTTTACTACTTCCTCGCAAGCTTGCTGGTGATGTACATGCTTGCCGTTGCGATAACGGGCCACTTTGGAAGACCGCTCAGAAAGGAGTTCAAGGCCATTATCGGCCTTCTTGGGGTTAGCGGGGCCACGCTGCATGTCATCCCAATTGCCCTCGGCGCTGGGGCGCTGCTGGGCCTCAGAATATACAACAGCAGGTTGAGAGGTGAGACGGTTGAGGAGTACTGA
- a CDS encoding TAXI family TRAP transporter solute-binding subunit — protein MRSKAYLALMLVLAVGVALAGCAQQQEKPAATPTPTPQKAEGVKIPKTEDGKYIITIYTGSGPGSVYFAVGSMYAKVLNKKSDMIEAKGVTSGASVANAKAIGKGEALAAIIQNDVTYYAWNGKFQFEGKPVKELRGIGTLYPEPVQIVVRADSDIYSLEDLRGKKVVVGAAGSGVAATAERVLKAAGIWDDIEPVYQTFSEAAQSLVLGQVDAEFTVIAYPAPAIDQIAVKVPVRLLPIPDEVVQKLHDEGYPFYVKVTVPAGTYNGQDEDVQTIAVKATLAVHKDVPDEVVYEMTKILYENIDELAKAHQVAKQIDMHKAFEGLMIPLHPGAIKYYEEQGITVPAELKP, from the coding sequence ATGAGGTCAAAGGCATATCTGGCCCTGATGTTGGTTCTCGCAGTTGGTGTGGCGCTTGCCGGTTGCGCACAGCAGCAGGAGAAGCCTGCTGCAACGCCCACGCCAACACCGCAGAAGGCCGAGGGAGTAAAGATACCCAAAACCGAGGATGGAAAGTACATCATAACCATATACACCGGCTCAGGCCCCGGAAGCGTTTACTTCGCCGTTGGCTCGATGTACGCAAAGGTTCTGAACAAGAAGAGCGACATGATCGAGGCGAAGGGAGTTACGAGCGGTGCGAGTGTCGCAAACGCCAAGGCAATTGGCAAGGGTGAGGCTCTCGCAGCCATAATCCAGAACGACGTCACCTACTACGCGTGGAACGGAAAGTTCCAGTTCGAAGGAAAGCCGGTGAAGGAGCTGAGGGGAATTGGCACGCTCTATCCAGAGCCCGTGCAGATAGTGGTGAGGGCTGACAGCGACATCTACAGCCTCGAAGACCTGAGGGGCAAGAAGGTTGTGGTTGGTGCTGCAGGCAGCGGTGTCGCGGCAACGGCCGAGAGGGTTCTGAAGGCTGCTGGAATCTGGGACGACATCGAGCCCGTGTATCAGACCTTCAGCGAAGCGGCTCAGAGCCTCGTTCTCGGACAGGTGGATGCCGAGTTCACGGTCATAGCCTATCCAGCTCCGGCCATAGACCAGATCGCTGTTAAGGTTCCCGTAAGACTGCTCCCGATTCCGGATGAGGTCGTTCAGAAGCTCCACGACGAGGGATACCCGTTCTACGTGAAGGTTACAGTCCCTGCAGGCACGTACAACGGGCAGGATGAGGACGTGCAGACGATTGCCGTGAAGGCGACGCTTGCAGTCCACAAGGACGTGCCCGACGAGGTTGTCTACGAGATGACAAAGATCCTGTACGAGAACATAGACGAGCTCGCCAAGGCTCATCAGGTCGCGAAGCAGATAGATATGCACAAGGCGTTCGAGGGGCTCATGATCCCGCTGCACCCCGGAGCGATAAAGTACTACGAGGAGCAGGGGATTACGGTACCAGCGGAGCTCAAGCCGTGA